The Pleomorphomonas sp. T1.2MG-36 DNA segment GACGCCGTTTACAGCCTTTTTCGCGGCAACGCCACCTCTTCATGCGGACAGGGCCGAGCCCCCTCACAGCAAAGGCATGCCGATCAGCCAGTCGTGCAGCACGAACAGCAGCGCCGCCCAAACGGCAAGGCCGATTGCCACCGCGATCCAGTCGTTCATCGGCTCGGGCGGCGCGGTCGACGACGCCGTCATCGGCCGCGCGATTAGGGAGAACCGAGCCGCCAGAGTCCATATGAAGAAGACCGCGCTGAGCAGCACTCCGGCAAGCGTTCCGATCGCCAGCGCATGAGCGACCGACCAGAGCGTCACCGACATCAGCATCGGGTGACGCACGAAGCGGCCGATGCGCGTCGCAACCGGAAAGAAGGAAGCCACGAGCAAAGGCAACGCCACCGCCATCACCACGAAAGCGAAATCGCGGGCCCACGGCGGCGGTTCGAACAACTGCACGGGATCCTGCCGGGCGAGGCCGTAGCCGTAGATCAAGAGAACGAGCCCGGCGAGAGAGACCAGAGAGTAGATGCCGCGCCAGGGATTGTAGCCGATGCGGGCGATCGCCGCCTCTCGAACCCTGGGCGCAACGATGTAGACAGAATGGATTCCGACGAAAAGAACGAGGCCAACGAGGAAAATGGACATTCCCGGCTCCTTGAACGCCCGATGCGCATTTGCTCTTCAGCCCCGTGGCTCGGATCAGGCCGCGACCCCACGGGAAATGGCTAAAAAGCAATGAATTCCGCATAGACCTTCCTGACCATAATCAATTAACGCTTGCGTGCAATAGTGGTCGGCATCTTTACGGGGGATGTCATGTATCGCGCCTTCGCCCTGTTGGGATTGTCCGTATGTCTGACTGTAGCGGCGCCCGCATTGGCCGCGACGGACGATCATCCCGGCTTTGACAACGTTCCGATGCGACCGTCTCTGGCATCGAACGACCGTGCCGACCAGTTGGCAATGACGGTACTGCCCGCCGCGGACATCGCCGAGGCGCTCGGTTCCGGCCCGGCGACCCGGCAAGCCCTCGGTCCGAAGGTTTTGGTCCGCGTCGACATCTCCTCGCAGACCATGACCGTTCTGGTCCGAGGCAAGGTCGCCCACACCTGGAAGGTATCGACGGCAGGCCGCGGCTACGTCACGCCCACCGGGTTCTGGACGCCCTATCGCATGCACACCATGTGGCACTCCCGCAAATACGACAACGCGCCGATGCCGCACTCCATATTCTTTCATGAAGGGTATGCGATCCACGCGACGCCATACGTCAAGCGCCTCGGCAAGCCGGCCTCGCATGGCTGCGTTCGCTTGCATCCTGACAATGCCAAGGCACTGTTCGCCTTGGTGAGGCAGTACGGCCCATCGGCGGTGCGCATCTCCGTCGAGCAGTGACCCCTCGCGCAATTCCGAACCCCGAGCCCGACAGTTGGCGAGCGAGCCTTCTTCAAGGGCATTCCTGACGTCCTCTGCAGAATCGTCCATGACAACGGTGTCATAGACAAGCAATCGTCCATGCACGGACTGAGGGTCGAGCGAAAACGATTCAAGCTGGAATGGCAGGTTGGCTCGTTGCCAATAAAACCGATTCAGGTTCATCAGGGCATTTGCGTAGAGAGTTTTGAAACTCTCCAAAGCCCGCTTCCGCTTCCATAACCGTCACCGACATTCAAAAATTCTTTCGGTGGGTTTTAGGCAAGGTTTATGCTGCGGTGCAGCATAGACCGTTTTTTGAGCGCATTACCTCAAATTTCACCTCATACAAGCCAAAAGACGGCAAACATGCGGCCATGGCTCCGTCGAAAGTCGTATTTCGGCCGCATTCGAAGCTGTGGAGGACGATCTCCGTCACCCCTGAATGCTGCTGCGCGAAAACTGCATTCCTGACATGCAAGTCCCCCTCTAGCCCTGCATGCCTCGTTCGCCTAATTATCGGGGTGTCGAGAGCGAAGCGCAGCAGACGACAGACTGAAGAGCGCAGCGCCTCACAACCCGAATGGATGATGAAATGCTGGACACCGTTGTCAACAAGCTCCGCTCCTACCGCAAGTACCAGGAGACCTACCGCGAGCTGTCTCGTCTGAGCACCCGCGAGCTTGCCGACCTTGGCATCTCCCGCGGTGAAATCTCGAACGTCGCCCGCAAGGCCACGCTCTGATCCCACGAAATTAGGCTCGCCAGCCGAACTATCCTCCTCCCAGTTCCGCGGCGACCCTGATAGACACCCTGCCGGTTCCTCCTCCCTCCGGCCGGTGTCTTGGAAAGATGGTCCTCCTCCCCCATCTTTCTCTTAGGCGATGATGGTCCCCTCCTCCTCCCTGGACCATTTCGCCGGTTTTGTGAGTACCGACCTGCCCTTCCTCCTCCCTGGGCAACGTCGGTTTGGTCGTGGCAATCCTCCTCCCTTGCTACGACCGTCCTGCGATGCTCCTCCTCCCGCATCGCAGGTTAGCTGTAGCGGCATACCTCCTCCCATGCCGTCTACAGAAAATTGCAGCGCCCACCGGATCTCCTCCCCCGGTGGGCGTTTGCATTTTGAGGCATTCCGCAGATCCGAGTCGTGCCCCGAGCATCAGGAAAAGCGCTGCATATGCCCGGCGGACGTGCTAATCCCCCGCCATGACCAATCAGCCCCATGCCCCCATTCATATCGTCGGCGCCGGCCTCGCCGGTTCGGAAGCCGCCTGGCAACTCGTTTCCCGCGGCATTCCAGTCGTCCTCCACGAGATGCGGCCGCATCGCGAGACCGAAGCGCACAAGACCGGTGGCTTTGCCGAACTGGTTTGCTCCAACTCCTTCCGCTCCGATGACCACGAGAACAACGCCGTCGGTCTGCTTCACGAGGAAATGCGCCGCGCCGGTTCGTTGATCATGGCCTCGGCCGACACCAACAAGGTTCCGGCGGGGGGCGCGCTGGCGGTCGACCGGGACGGATTCTCCGAAAAGATCACCGCTTCGCTGCGCACCCACCCACTCGTCACCGTCGCCGAGGGAGAGGTGGACGGACTGCCCCCCGAGAGCTGGGGCGATGTGATCGTGGCCACCGGGCCACTCACGTCACCGGCGCTGGCCGACGCCATTCGCGCCACCACCGGAGCCGCTTCGCTCGCCTTCTTCGACGCGATCGCCCCGATCGTCCATTTCGACAGCATCGACATGGACAAGGCCTGGTTCCAATCGCGTTACGACAAGCCGGGACCCGGCGGCACCGGCGCCGACTATATCAACTGCCCACTGGACCGCGAACAGTACGAAGCCTTCGTCGATGGGCTGCTCGCCGGCGACAAGACCGAGTTCAAGGATTTCGAGAAGACGCCCTATTTCGATGGCTGCCTGCCGATCGAGGTCATGGCCGAACGCGGCCGGGAGACGTTGCGTCACGGCCCGATGAAGCCGGTCGGCCTCACCAATCCGCGCAATCCCACGGTGAAGGCCTATGCCATCGTCCAGCTTCGCCAGGACAATGCGCTCGGCACGCTTTACAACATGGTCGGCTTCCAGACGAAGCTCAAGTATGGCGTTCAGGCCGACGTCTTCAGGATGATCCCGGGGCTTGAGAAAGCCGAGTTCGCTCGGCTCGGCGGTCTCCACCGCAACACCTATCTCGACAGCCCGCGCCTGCTCGATCCGGTGCTTCGCCTCAAGGCCGCCCCGCGTCTCAGATTCGCGGGCCAGGTCACCGGATGCGAGGGCTATGTCGAATCGGCTTCGATCGGCCTTCTGGCCGGTCGCTTCGCAGCCGCCGAGCGGCTCGGCACGACGGCCGTCCCGCCGCCGCCGACCACCGCGCTCGGCGCGCTTCTCGGCCACATCACCGGTGGCCATATCTCCGCGGAGGCAGAGGGCGCACCGCGCTCCTTCCAGCCGATGAACATCAATTTCGGGCTCTTCCCACCCGTCGAGGTGCCCAAGGAGCCCGGCCAGCGGTTACGCGGCAACGAGAAGACCATAGCCAAACGACAGGCGATCTGCCGCCGCGCGTTGGTCGACCTGGCCGGCTGGCTCGGCTGAAGACGAAAAGTCCGGGCACTCTTGGAGATTCTTCAACCAGAAGAAGCATTTGCTGCGCTAGTAATAATTACAAAAGGAAAATCTGGCTTATACAGAACTAGCGTCTCCTTTTGGAATGCAGACGATGGCTGCTGGCGGGTTGCTTCGGGTTTTGCGCCGCGTGAACGGATTGGTTCTCCGGCCCGCGAGCTTGCCAGCCCTGATCGCCCTCGTCGCCGTCGGACTGCTCGGACTGCTCGCCGACTACCAGAACCATCAGTTGTTCGAACAACACGCACGGGCGACCGTCGCCGATCGCCTGTCCGTCATTCGCGCGCGCCTTGAGGGCAACATCAGCCGAGACATCCAGATCGGCCGAGGGGTTGTTGCCGCCTTCGCCACTCGTCCCACTCTGGACAAGAACGAGTTCACCGTTCTCATCGAGCATCTCCTCGAAACCGGGTCCGATCTTCGCCTGATCGCCGCCGCCCCGGACATGGTTGTCGGCATGGTCCATCCACTCCTCGGCAACGAGAAGGTGATGGGCCTCGACTACATGAAAACGCCCGGCCAACGTGACAACGTCCTCCGGGCCAAGGCGACCGGCAACCTCGTGCTGGCCGGCCCGCTTGAGCTGGTTCAGGGAGGCGTGGGCATCGTCGGGCGTTTCCCCGTCCTGGTCGATCAGCCAAGCGGACCGCCGGCATTCTGGGGCATTGTCTCGGCGGTGATCGATGTCGACCATCTTTATGCCAACAGTGGAATAACCGCCGCCGATTTCGATCTCGATCTCACCATACGCGGCCGTGACGGAAAGGGCGCCGACGGCGAGGTCTTCTTCGGCTCGGAAGACGTGCTGACGCGCAATCCGCTTGTCACGACGGTCAGCATTCCCGGCGGCACCTGGCAGCTTGCCGCAACACCGAAGGGAGGCTGGCCCGAGCCGCCAAACACGGCGGCCTTCCGACTGATGATCGCCTTGATCGGCGCGCTCGTCGTATTGCCCATCCTGATTACCGGCCATCTCTATGCCGAGCGTCGCCGTAACCTCGACGAACTCAGCGAAGCCAAGAGGCTTGCCGAGGCCCGCAACGCCCAGCTCGAAGAAGCCAACCGGCGTGTCCGGCACACTTCGCTGCACGACGAACTGACCGGACTGCC contains these protein-coding regions:
- a CDS encoding NnrU family protein → MSIFLVGLVLFVGIHSVYIVAPRVREAAIARIGYNPWRGIYSLVSLAGLVLLIYGYGLARQDPVQLFEPPPWARDFAFVVMAVALPLLVASFFPVATRIGRFVRHPMLMSVTLWSVAHALAIGTLAGVLLSAVFFIWTLAARFSLIARPMTASSTAPPEPMNDWIAVAIGLAVWAALLFVLHDWLIGMPLL
- the trmFO gene encoding methylenetetrahydrofolate--tRNA-(uracil(54)-C(5))-methyltransferase (FADH(2)-oxidizing) TrmFO, whose amino-acid sequence is MTNQPHAPIHIVGAGLAGSEAAWQLVSRGIPVVLHEMRPHRETEAHKTGGFAELVCSNSFRSDDHENNAVGLLHEEMRRAGSLIMASADTNKVPAGGALAVDRDGFSEKITASLRTHPLVTVAEGEVDGLPPESWGDVIVATGPLTSPALADAIRATTGAASLAFFDAIAPIVHFDSIDMDKAWFQSRYDKPGPGGTGADYINCPLDREQYEAFVDGLLAGDKTEFKDFEKTPYFDGCLPIEVMAERGRETLRHGPMKPVGLTNPRNPTVKAYAIVQLRQDNALGTLYNMVGFQTKLKYGVQADVFRMIPGLEKAEFARLGGLHRNTYLDSPRLLDPVLRLKAAPRLRFAGQVTGCEGYVESASIGLLAGRFAAAERLGTTAVPPPPTTALGALLGHITGGHISAEAEGAPRSFQPMNINFGLFPPVEVPKEPGQRLRGNEKTIAKRQAICRRALVDLAGWLG
- a CDS encoding DUF1127 domain-containing protein, with amino-acid sequence MLDTVVNKLRSYRKYQETYRELSRLSTRELADLGISRGEISNVARKATL
- a CDS encoding L,D-transpeptidase, coding for MYRAFALLGLSVCLTVAAPALAATDDHPGFDNVPMRPSLASNDRADQLAMTVLPAADIAEALGSGPATRQALGPKVLVRVDISSQTMTVLVRGKVAHTWKVSTAGRGYVTPTGFWTPYRMHTMWHSRKYDNAPMPHSIFFHEGYAIHATPYVKRLGKPASHGCVRLHPDNAKALFALVRQYGPSAVRISVEQ